In Rouxiella sp. WC2420, the following proteins share a genomic window:
- a CDS encoding YgiW/YdeI family stress tolerance OB fold protein, which produces MKKIALASLITLFTLPALAQTSGGFQGPGDQQTHGKGGFSGDTASLSSVKDVKTLKDDQWVALEGNIDKRTGDDKYIFRDATGTLTAEIDDKRWNGQNVTPKDKVRLEGKIDKDWDSEEIDVKKVNIIN; this is translated from the coding sequence ATGAAGAAGATAGCTCTGGCAAGCCTGATCACACTCTTTACCCTTCCAGCATTGGCACAGACCAGCGGAGGTTTTCAGGGTCCGGGAGATCAGCAAACACACGGCAAAGGCGGTTTCTCCGGGGATACGGCGTCATTAAGCAGTGTAAAAGACGTTAAAACCTTGAAAGACGATCAGTGGGTTGCACTAGAGGGTAACATCGATAAACGTACCGGCGACGATAAATATATTTTCCGCGATGCCACAGGCACGCTGACCGCCGAGATTGATGACAAGCGCTGGAATGGTCAAAACGTCACGCCGAAGGATAAAGTCCGCCTCGAAGGCAAAATTGATAAAGACTGGGATTCAGAAGAAATCGACGTCAAAAAGGTCAATATCATTAATTAA
- a CDS encoding DUF2919 domain-containing protein, giving the protein MNPDDYNSHGMLRLPLWFWTILVLQARTWLLFVMAGASRQQGNGLLSLFYPDRHSFWNGIFLGIPPVVIFLLSSRRHLWPRIWQMSYWLLLAGMFATFALQALGLWQSMEEPNLIDIALALMDAGALAYWLLSRRLRACFDEERRLV; this is encoded by the coding sequence ATGAATCCTGACGATTACAACAGCCACGGCATGCTCCGCCTGCCGCTGTGGTTCTGGACGATATTAGTGCTACAGGCGCGTACCTGGTTGTTATTTGTGATGGCCGGTGCATCGAGGCAGCAAGGTAACGGTTTGCTGTCATTGTTTTACCCTGACAGACACTCTTTCTGGAACGGGATCTTTCTTGGTATCCCGCCAGTAGTCATTTTTCTGCTTAGTAGCCGACGCCATCTCTGGCCGAGAATTTGGCAGATGAGCTATTGGCTGCTGCTTGCCGGAATGTTTGCCACCTTTGCGTTGCAGGCTTTGGGCTTATGGCAATCAATGGAAGAACCTAACCTAATCGATATTGCTTTGGCGCTGATGGATGCGGGCGCGTTGGCTTACTGGCTGTTGAGCCGCCGGTTGCGTGCCTGTTTCGATGAAGAGCGTCGACTGGTGTGA
- a CDS encoding RpoE-regulated lipoprotein yields the protein MTIRPLLLALPLMLTGCSTMANMHAPSWSSFNPLNWFGKSLEVTDKGVGKLTASTPLNESDIKDGLDDDYRLRSGMSMSDGKMRSFYQAMDGDTVKITVSGEPKGNVDRIEVSDPKVQSQSGVKIGTVFSSLYSKAFESCVKGHGDDSQNIECKAPDSQHVSYVFTGAWDGPDQLMPSDDTLKNWKVSKIVWHASTN from the coding sequence ATGACTATCCGCCCACTTTTGCTGGCGCTACCATTGATGCTTACCGGCTGCTCAACCATGGCGAATATGCATGCGCCGAGCTGGTCCAGTTTTAACCCTCTTAACTGGTTCGGTAAAAGTCTGGAAGTCACCGATAAAGGCGTTGGTAAATTAACCGCCAGTACACCGCTCAATGAAAGCGATATCAAAGATGGCCTCGACGATGATTACCGCCTGCGCAGTGGAATGTCGATGAGCGACGGCAAGATGCGTTCCTTCTATCAGGCGATGGATGGCGACACGGTTAAAATTACCGTTTCCGGCGAACCTAAAGGCAACGTTGACAGGATTGAAGTTTCAGATCCTAAGGTTCAAAGCCAGTCGGGTGTCAAAATCGGTACAGTGTTTAGCTCGTTGTACAGCAAAGCCTTTGAATCTTGTGTGAAAGGGCACGGCGATGATTCGCAGAACATCGAGTGTAAAGCGCCTGACAGCCAGCACGTCAGCTATGTCTTCACCGGCGCGTGGGATGGTCCGGACCAGCTGATGCCGTCCGATGACACGCTTAAAAACTGGAAGGTCAGCAAGATAGTCTGGCACGCTTCAACCAACTAA
- a CDS encoding sulfate ABC transporter substrate-binding protein, whose amino-acid sequence MNNTSVKNKTLKGALALLLIAGGVASASATELLNSSYDVSRELFAALNPPFEKQWAEQNNGDKLEIKQSHAGSSKQALAILQGLKADVVTYNQVTDVQILHDRGDLIPANWQSRLPNNSSPFYSTMAFLVRKGNPKNIHTWDDLTRSDVKLVFPNPKTSGNGRYTYLGAWGAFNLEDGNNQAQTREKMAKLIKNVEVFDIGGRGATTTFVDRGLGDVLISFESEVNNIRKQYGADKYEVIVPPVDILAEFPVAWVDRNVEKNGTEKAAKAYLNYLWSPQAQKIITSFSYRVYDQKVMDQAKGQFPATKLFKVEDQFGGWPQVMKTHFDTGGELDKLIAQGHQ is encoded by the coding sequence ATGAACAATACATCGGTTAAGAATAAAACCCTCAAGGGTGCGCTTGCCTTGCTGCTGATTGCCGGTGGCGTTGCGTCTGCCTCTGCGACTGAATTGCTTAACAGCTCCTACGACGTTTCTCGTGAACTGTTTGCGGCGTTGAATCCGCCGTTTGAAAAACAGTGGGCCGAGCAGAACAATGGCGACAAGCTGGAGATCAAGCAGTCGCACGCCGGATCATCAAAACAGGCGCTGGCGATTTTGCAGGGGCTTAAAGCGGACGTGGTCACCTATAATCAGGTTACCGATGTACAAATTTTGCACGATCGCGGGGATCTGATCCCGGCGAATTGGCAAAGCCGTTTGCCGAACAACAGTTCACCGTTTTATTCGACCATGGCGTTTCTGGTACGCAAAGGTAACCCGAAAAATATTCACACCTGGGACGACCTGACGCGCAGCGATGTCAAGCTAGTGTTCCCGAATCCTAAAACTTCGGGCAATGGCCGTTATACCTATCTTGGAGCCTGGGGCGCATTCAACCTCGAAGATGGCAATAATCAGGCGCAAACCCGTGAAAAAATGGCGAAGCTGATTAAAAACGTCGAGGTGTTTGATATCGGCGGGCGCGGTGCAACCACCACGTTTGTCGACCGCGGTTTGGGCGACGTGCTGATAAGCTTTGAATCTGAAGTAAACAATATTCGTAAACAGTACGGCGCGGACAAATACGAAGTCATCGTGCCGCCAGTGGATATTTTGGCGGAATTCCCGGTGGCCTGGGTTGACAGGAATGTCGAAAAAAATGGTACCGAGAAGGCGGCTAAAGCCTATTTGAATTACCTGTGGAGTCCGCAAGCGCAGAAGATTATTACTAGCTTCAGCTATCGCGTTTATGACCAGAAGGTGATGGATCAGGCGAAGGGGCAGTTCCCGGCGACCAAACTGTTTAAAGTTGAAGACCAATTTGGAGGATGGCCCCAAGTGATGAAAACCCATTTCGATACCGGCGGTGAGCTGGATAAACTGATCGCGCAGGGACACCAGTAA
- the cysT gene encoding sulfate/thiosulfate ABC transporter permease CysT produces the protein MLLSTKRVLPGFTLSLGSSLLFVCLILLLPLSALVIQLSHMTLAQYWAVVSDPQVVAAYKVTLLSAGVASIFNGFFGMLMAWILTRYEFPGKTILDGLMDLPFALPTAVAGLTLAGLFSVNGFYGHWLAQFDIKVAYTWLGIAVAMAFTSIPFVVRTVQPVLEELGPEYEEAAETLGASRWQSFRRVVLPELMPSLLAGTALSFTRSLGEFGAVIFIAGNIAWKTEVTSLMIFVRLQQFDYAAASAIASVILAASLILLFAINTMQSRYGRRLGGA, from the coding sequence ATGTTGTTGTCTACCAAACGAGTATTACCGGGCTTTACGCTAAGCCTGGGCAGCAGCCTGCTGTTTGTTTGTCTGATTTTATTGTTGCCGCTCAGCGCGCTGGTCATCCAGCTTTCGCACATGACGCTGGCACAGTATTGGGCGGTAGTTTCCGATCCTCAGGTCGTGGCGGCCTACAAAGTCACGCTGCTGTCCGCCGGGGTTGCGAGTATTTTTAACGGCTTTTTTGGTATGTTGATGGCCTGGATCCTTACCCGCTACGAGTTTCCCGGCAAGACCATTCTCGACGGCCTGATGGACCTGCCATTCGCGCTGCCTACCGCTGTTGCGGGCCTGACGCTGGCGGGGCTGTTCTCGGTGAACGGTTTCTATGGTCACTGGTTGGCACAGTTTGATATCAAAGTTGCCTATACGTGGCTCGGTATCGCCGTGGCGATGGCGTTTACCAGTATTCCTTTCGTGGTGCGTACCGTGCAACCGGTACTCGAAGAACTGGGGCCAGAATATGAAGAAGCCGCCGAAACGCTGGGTGCGTCGCGCTGGCAGAGCTTTCGTCGCGTGGTGCTGCCGGAACTGATGCCTTCGCTGCTGGCCGGTACTGCGCTGTCGTTTACCCGCAGCCTGGGTGAGTTCGGCGCGGTTATCTTTATCGCCGGTAACATTGCCTGGAAAACGGAAGTCACTTCGTTGATGATTTTTGTCCGCCTGCAACAGTTTGACTACGCGGCTGCCAGCGCAATTGCCTCGGTGATTCTGGCTGCTTCGCTTATCTTGCTGTTCGCAATCAACACGATGCAAAGCCGTTATGGCCGTCGACTGGGAGGCGCATAA
- the cysW gene encoding sulfate/thiosulfate ABC transporter permease CysW: MSQLTQVENTEPRRIDWLKWTLIGVGTLICLLLLVVPMITIFVLALSDGIAAVGKNLVDPDMLHAIWLTVLMALITVPVNLIFGTLLAWLVARFNFPGRQLLLTLIDIPFAVSPVVAGLLYLLFYGANGPLGGWLDEHNLQFMFAWPGMAMVTIFVTCPFVIRELVPVMLSQGSQEDEAAVLLGASGWQMFRRVTLPNIRWALLYGVVLTNARAIGEFGAVSVVSGAIRGETYTLPLQVELLNQDYNVAGSFTAAALLTLIAIVTLFLKSGLQWRLARSNDRLEREGNNEH, encoded by the coding sequence ATGTCGCAACTTACCCAGGTAGAAAATACCGAGCCACGCCGCATTGACTGGCTTAAATGGACGTTAATCGGTGTCGGCACGCTAATCTGCCTACTGCTGCTGGTGGTGCCGATGATCACCATTTTTGTACTGGCGCTGTCAGACGGCATTGCAGCCGTGGGCAAGAATCTGGTCGACCCGGATATGCTGCACGCTATTTGGCTGACAGTGCTGATGGCGTTGATTACCGTGCCGGTGAATCTGATTTTCGGTACGCTGCTGGCCTGGCTGGTGGCACGCTTTAATTTCCCGGGTCGCCAACTGCTGTTAACGCTGATCGACATTCCTTTTGCGGTTTCGCCAGTGGTTGCGGGTCTGCTTTATCTGCTGTTTTACGGCGCTAACGGCCCGCTGGGTGGCTGGCTGGACGAGCATAATCTGCAGTTTATGTTTGCCTGGCCGGGCATGGCGATGGTGACTATTTTTGTGACCTGCCCGTTTGTTATTCGTGAGCTGGTGCCGGTGATGCTGAGTCAGGGCAGTCAGGAAGATGAAGCCGCGGTGCTGCTTGGCGCATCCGGCTGGCAGATGTTCCGCCGCGTGACTTTACCCAATATCCGCTGGGCGCTGCTCTACGGCGTGGTATTGACCAACGCGCGGGCCATCGGTGAATTTGGTGCAGTGTCTGTTGTTTCCGGCGCAATTCGCGGAGAAACCTACACGCTGCCATTACAGGTTGAATTATTGAATCAGGACTACAACGTTGCCGGCTCGTTTACCGCTGCCGCACTGCTGACTCTGATTGCAATCGTCACACTATTTCTGAAAAGCGGTTTGCAGTGGCGTTTAGCCCGTAGCAACGACCGACTTGAGCGGGAGGGAAACAATGAGCATTGA
- the cysA gene encoding sulfate/thiosulfate ABC transporter ATP-binding protein CysA has translation MSIEINGINKFFGRTKVLNDISLDIPSGQMVALLGPSGSGKTTLLRIIAGLENQSSGKLSFHGKDVTRLHARDRQVGFVFQHYALFRHMTVFDNIAFGLTVLPRRERPNAEAIKQKVSKLLEMVQLSHLGNRFPAQLSGGQKQRVALARALAVEPQILLLDEPFGALDAQVRKELRRWLRQLHEELKFTSVFVTHDQEEAMEVADRVVVMSQGNIEQVGTPIEIWREPATRFVLEFMGEVNRIGGEIRGSQLYVGQHHWPLAIAPLHQGKVDLFLHPWEMEITTQANTRCPLPVQVLEVSPRGHFWQLTVQPQGWHDEPISVVLSEVEDQRAPQRGDRFYVGGLNARLYAGDQQLQPVALAKTA, from the coding sequence ATGAGCATTGAAATTAACGGTATCAACAAATTTTTTGGTCGCACCAAGGTGCTAAATGATATCTCGCTCGATATTCCTTCTGGCCAGATGGTGGCGCTGCTTGGGCCTTCCGGCTCGGGCAAGACGACGTTGCTGCGTATTATTGCCGGTTTGGAAAATCAAAGCTCGGGTAAGCTGAGTTTCCACGGGAAAGACGTGACGCGCCTGCATGCTCGCGATCGTCAGGTTGGCTTTGTGTTCCAGCATTATGCGCTGTTCCGCCATATGACGGTTTTCGATAATATCGCCTTTGGATTGACCGTGCTGCCTCGTCGCGAGCGTCCGAACGCCGAAGCGATTAAACAGAAAGTCAGTAAACTCCTGGAAATGGTTCAGTTGAGTCATCTCGGCAACCGTTTCCCGGCTCAGCTTTCTGGCGGGCAAAAACAGCGCGTCGCCCTGGCCCGCGCGCTGGCGGTCGAGCCGCAAATTCTGCTGCTCGATGAGCCTTTCGGCGCACTGGATGCACAGGTGCGCAAAGAGCTGCGCCGCTGGCTGCGCCAGTTGCACGAAGAGCTTAAATTTACCAGCGTGTTCGTGACTCACGATCAGGAAGAAGCGATGGAAGTGGCCGATCGCGTGGTGGTGATGAGTCAGGGCAATATTGAGCAGGTTGGCACGCCGATTGAAATCTGGCGCGAACCGGCGACCCGTTTTGTACTGGAATTTATGGGTGAAGTTAACCGCATCGGCGGCGAGATCCGCGGTTCTCAGCTGTATGTCGGCCAGCATCATTGGCCGCTGGCTATTGCGCCGCTGCATCAGGGTAAGGTTGACCTTTTCCTGCATCCGTGGGAAATGGAAATCACTACTCAGGCGAACACTCGTTGTCCGCTGCCGGTACAGGTTTTGGAAGTCAGCCCGCGCGGTCATTTCTGGCAGCTTACCGTACAGCCGCAAGGTTGGCACGATGAGCCGATTTCCGTGGTATTAAGTGAAGTTGAAGATCAGCGCGCGCCGCAGCGCGGTGACCGTTTCTATGTTGGTGGCCTTAATGCTCGCCTATATGCGGGCGATCAGCAGCTGCAACCCGTTGCGCTCGCTAAAACGGCCTAA
- the cysM gene encoding cysteine synthase CysM — MSTLEQFIGNTPLVRLQRLSKDLDSEIWVKLEGNNPAGSVKDRAAFFMIDQAEKRGEIRPGDTLIEATSGNTGIALAMISALKGYRLKLLMPENMSMERQVAMRAYGAELLLVSKAEGMEGARDLAREMEQRGEGKVLDQFNNPDNSLAHFTTTGPEIWQQTAGRITHFVSSMGTTGTISGVSRFLKSQRADIRIFGLQPEEGSSIPGIRRWPAAYLPGIFQPELVDEVIDMAQSEAEITMRLLAREEGIFCGVSSGGAVAGALRVAKEYPGSVIVAIICDRGDRYLSTGVFD, encoded by the coding sequence GTGAGCACGCTCGAACAATTTATCGGTAATACACCCCTGGTGCGGTTACAACGCCTGTCAAAGGATCTTGATAGCGAAATTTGGGTCAAACTGGAAGGCAATAACCCGGCAGGATCGGTAAAAGATCGTGCGGCATTTTTTATGATCGATCAGGCCGAAAAACGCGGTGAAATCCGCCCCGGCGACACGCTGATAGAGGCCACTAGCGGCAATACGGGTATTGCCCTGGCGATGATATCCGCGCTTAAAGGCTACAGGCTCAAACTGCTGATGCCTGAAAACATGAGCATGGAGCGGCAGGTCGCGATGCGGGCTTACGGTGCAGAGCTGCTGCTGGTCAGTAAAGCTGAAGGCATGGAAGGCGCGCGCGATTTAGCTCGCGAAATGGAGCAGCGTGGCGAAGGTAAAGTGTTGGATCAGTTCAATAATCCTGATAACTCGCTGGCCCATTTTACCACCACGGGTCCTGAAATCTGGCAACAAACGGCTGGGCGTATCACGCATTTTGTTTCTAGCATGGGCACTACCGGCACCATCAGCGGCGTCAGTCGCTTTCTGAAAAGCCAGCGTGCGGATATCCGTATTTTTGGTCTGCAGCCGGAAGAGGGCAGCAGCATTCCGGGTATCCGCCGCTGGCCCGCAGCCTATTTGCCCGGGATTTTCCAGCCGGAGCTGGTCGATGAAGTGATCGACATGGCGCAAAGCGAAGCTGAAATAACCATGCGTTTGCTGGCTCGTGAAGAAGGTATTTTCTGCGGCGTGAGTTCGGGCGGGGCTGTAGCGGGTGCCTTGCGGGTGGCAAAAGAATATCCCGGTTCGGTGATTGTAGCGATTATCTGCGATCGCGGCGACCGCTACCTTTCCACCGGCGTCTTTGATTAA
- a CDS encoding response regulator transcription factor: protein MKILLVDDDLELGTMLCEYLIAEGFDASLVLSGKAGVEGAMSGEYSAMILDIMLPDMSGIDVLRQVRKNSRLPIIMLTAKGDNIDRVIGLEMGADDYMPKPCYPRELVARLRAVLRRVEEQQDTHSDSSSIHYGDLTLNPATRSSEWQGVSFDLTASEFNLLELLLRSPERVVSKDELSEKGLGRPREAYDRSIDVHISNIRQKLASLKGGDVMTIETVRSIGYRIR from the coding sequence ATGAAAATTCTACTGGTTGATGACGATCTTGAGCTGGGCACTATGCTGTGCGAATACCTGATTGCCGAAGGTTTTGATGCTTCTTTGGTCCTTAGCGGCAAAGCGGGTGTTGAAGGGGCAATGTCTGGCGAATACAGCGCAATGATCCTTGATATTATGCTGCCGGACATGAGCGGCATCGACGTATTACGTCAGGTGCGTAAAAACAGTCGCTTGCCAATCATTATGCTCACGGCAAAAGGCGACAACATCGACCGCGTTATTGGCCTGGAAATGGGCGCCGATGACTACATGCCAAAACCTTGCTATCCACGCGAGCTGGTGGCACGCCTGCGGGCTGTGCTGCGCCGTGTTGAAGAGCAGCAGGATACACATTCCGACTCCTCCAGCATTCACTATGGCGATCTAACACTGAATCCGGCGACTCGCAGCAGCGAATGGCAAGGTGTTTCTTTTGACCTGACCGCGTCTGAATTCAACCTGCTTGAGCTGCTGTTACGCTCTCCTGAACGCGTGGTTTCCAAAGACGAACTGTCCGAGAAAGGTCTGGGCCGTCCGCGCGAAGCCTACGACCGCAGTATCGACGTTCATATCAGTAATATTCGTCAGAAACTTGCCTCGCTCAAGGGCGGAGATGTGATGACCATCGAGACGGTGCGAAGCATTGGCTATCGAATCCGATAA
- a CDS encoding ATP-binding protein, which translates to MAIESDKRLRGRLFWKILLAYWVTFVIMTQLLWAVFTFYYHHEPPESSIARRFVKLQISTAVSTLHTEGLPALNHMIAGWPADDRRLFTVQPSMIPAKGISVDELEPGKAPVDVVEFVQAPDGQGYRLHYDVEGLMDEYRPKRENHVFNMPPPFLWIGGIGGLIFSALMAWNLTRPMLQMRKAFGRVSQGDLSVRLFSTMGKRHDELSEVARDFDSMAERLQVLVKAREELLHDVSHELRSPLARLQLAIGLARQNPINVETSLKRIEHEAGRLDKMIGELLALSRTEHSIMPDEEYFDLFGLVEAVVNDARYEAQLPGVEIALNCDAADEDYTVKGNAELMRRAIDNVVRNALRFSARGQTVNVSLGAKEEYLCVEVADQGPGVEEDKLSSIFDPFVRVMSPLSGKGYGLGLAITKKVMVAHHGKIEARNGSPRGLIIDLKVPHWKIIT; encoded by the coding sequence TTGGCTATCGAATCCGATAAACGCCTGCGCGGCAGGCTGTTTTGGAAAATCTTGCTGGCTTACTGGGTGACTTTTGTCATCATGACCCAGCTTCTGTGGGCGGTATTCACCTTTTATTACCACCACGAGCCTCCTGAAAGCAGCATTGCGCGGCGTTTTGTCAAACTGCAAATCTCTACGGCGGTTTCCACGCTGCACACGGAAGGTTTACCTGCCCTGAACCATATGATTGCGGGCTGGCCTGCCGACGATCGGCGTTTGTTCACTGTGCAGCCTTCCATGATCCCGGCCAAAGGGATAAGTGTTGACGAGCTGGAACCTGGAAAAGCGCCGGTAGATGTTGTCGAATTTGTTCAGGCACCCGACGGTCAGGGCTATCGCCTGCATTACGATGTTGAAGGGCTGATGGATGAGTATCGGCCAAAAAGAGAAAATCACGTGTTTAATATGCCGCCTCCATTCTTGTGGATTGGGGGAATTGGCGGGCTGATATTCAGCGCCCTGATGGCCTGGAACTTAACCCGGCCGATGCTACAAATGCGCAAGGCATTCGGCCGTGTCTCTCAGGGTGATTTATCTGTACGCCTGTTTTCGACCATGGGCAAACGTCACGACGAACTTTCCGAGGTTGCTCGCGATTTTGACTCGATGGCAGAGCGTTTGCAGGTGCTGGTCAAAGCCCGTGAAGAGTTGCTGCACGATGTATCTCACGAGCTGAGGTCTCCGCTGGCGCGACTGCAGCTGGCTATCGGCCTGGCGCGGCAAAATCCGATTAATGTCGAAACCTCCCTCAAACGCATCGAGCATGAGGCAGGGCGGCTGGACAAGATGATTGGCGAATTGCTGGCGCTTTCTCGAACCGAGCACAGCATCATGCCTGACGAAGAGTATTTTGACCTCTTCGGGCTCGTTGAAGCAGTGGTTAACGATGCGCGCTATGAGGCTCAGTTGCCGGGGGTTGAAATTGCGCTCAACTGCGATGCAGCCGATGAAGACTATACGGTGAAGGGGAATGCCGAGCTGATGCGCCGAGCTATTGATAATGTGGTGCGTAACGCGCTGCGTTTTTCGGCACGCGGTCAGACAGTGAATGTCTCGCTGGGGGCAAAAGAGGAATATCTTTGCGTTGAAGTCGCCGATCAGGGTCCGGGCGTCGAGGAAGACAAGCTTTCTAGTATCTTTGATCCCTTCGTTCGTGTGATGTCGCCGCTATCTGGCAAGGGCTATGGCCTGGGGCTTGCGATCACCAAGAAAGTGATGGTAGCGCATCATGGTAAAATTGAAGCGCGTAATGGCTCTCCCAGAGGTCTTATAATCGATCTTAAAGTTCCTCACTGGAAAATCATTACCTGA
- the crr gene encoding PTS glucose transporter subunit IIA — translation MGLFDKLKSLVSDDKKEVGIIEIVAPISGEIVNIEDVPDVVFAEKIVGDGIAIKPSGNKIVAPVDGTIGKIFETNHAFSIESDNGIELFVHFGIDTVELKGEGFKRIAEEGQRVKKGDLIIEFDLALLEEKAKSTLTPVVISNMDEIKELIKLSGTVVVGETPIIRIKK, via the coding sequence ATGGGTTTGTTCGATAAACTAAAATCATTGGTTTCTGATGATAAGAAAGAAGTCGGCATAATTGAAATCGTTGCGCCGATCTCTGGTGAGATTGTCAATATTGAAGATGTTCCCGATGTTGTTTTTGCTGAAAAAATTGTGGGTGATGGCATTGCCATCAAACCATCAGGAAACAAAATCGTAGCGCCTGTTGATGGTACCATCGGTAAAATCTTTGAAACTAACCATGCTTTCTCAATCGAATCCGACAACGGCATCGAGCTGTTTGTCCACTTCGGTATCGACACTGTCGAGCTGAAAGGTGAAGGTTTCAAGCGTATTGCCGAGGAAGGGCAGCGCGTTAAGAAAGGCGATTTGATTATCGAGTTTGATTTGGCCCTGCTGGAAGAGAAAGCCAAGTCGACCCTGACTCCGGTTGTTATCTCTAACATGGATGAAATTAAGGAACTGATTAAGCTTTCTGGTACCGTAGTGGTTGGCGAGACGCCGATTATTCGCATCAAGAAGTAA
- the ptsI gene encoding phosphoenolpyruvate-protein phosphotransferase PtsI, with translation MISGILVSPGIAFGKALLLKEDEIVIDRKKISPENVDQEVERFLSGRAKASAQLETIKTKAGETFGEEKEAIFEGHIMLLEDEELEQEIIALIKDDKSTADAAAYSVIEGQAKALEELDDEYLKERAADVRDIGKRLLRNILGMPIIDLGTIQSEVILVASDLTPSETAQLNLNKVLGFITDLGGRTSHTSIMARSLELPAIVGTSDVTKQVKNDDYLILDAVNNKIYVNPTQDVIEELKADQAQYISEKDELAKLKDLPAITLDGHQVEVCANIGTVRDVAGAERNGAEGVGLYRTEFLFMDRDSLPTEEEQFQAYKAVAEAMGSQAVIVRTMDIGGDKELPYMNLPKEENPFLGWRAIRICLDRKEILHDQLRAILRASAFGKLRIMFPMVISVEEVRELNGELELLKGQLREEGKAFDETIEVGVMVETPAAAVIAHHLAKEVDFFSIGTNDLTQYTLAVDRGNELISHLYNPMSPSVLALIKQVIDASHAAGKWTGMCGELAGDERATLLLLGMGLDEFSMSAISIPRIKKIIRNTNFEDVKALAEEALAQPTAQELMNLVNKFIEEKTLC, from the coding sequence ATGATTTCAGGCATTTTAGTATCTCCCGGTATTGCTTTCGGCAAGGCGTTGTTGCTGAAAGAAGATGAAATTGTCATCGACCGGAAAAAAATCTCTCCTGAGAATGTCGATCAGGAAGTTGAACGTTTTCTGTCAGGCCGTGCGAAAGCCTCGGCACAATTGGAAACGATCAAGACCAAAGCCGGCGAGACCTTCGGTGAAGAGAAAGAAGCCATCTTCGAAGGCCACATCATGTTGTTGGAAGACGAAGAGCTAGAACAAGAAATCATAGCCCTCATCAAAGATGACAAATCCACTGCCGACGCTGCCGCCTATTCAGTGATTGAAGGCCAGGCCAAGGCGCTGGAAGAGCTTGACGACGAATACCTGAAAGAGCGTGCTGCGGACGTGCGTGACATCGGTAAACGTTTGCTGCGCAATATTCTCGGCATGCCAATTATCGATCTGGGCACCATTCAGAGCGAAGTTATTCTGGTTGCCAGTGATTTGACTCCCTCGGAAACCGCGCAGCTGAACCTGAACAAAGTGCTGGGCTTCATCACCGATTTGGGTGGCCGTACTTCGCACACCTCCATCATGGCGCGTTCTTTGGAACTGCCTGCGATTGTAGGTACCAGCGATGTGACCAAACAGGTCAAGAATGACGACTATCTGATCCTCGATGCTGTAAACAATAAAATCTACGTCAACCCGACGCAGGACGTTATTGAAGAACTTAAAGCCGATCAGGCTCAGTACATCAGCGAAAAAGACGAGCTGGCCAAGCTGAAAGACTTGCCTGCGATTACGCTGGACGGGCATCAGGTTGAAGTCTGTGCCAACATCGGTACCGTGCGTGACGTCGCGGGTGCAGAGCGTAATGGTGCAGAAGGCGTAGGCCTGTATCGTACCGAATTCCTGTTTATGGACCGCGATAGTCTGCCGACCGAAGAAGAACAGTTCCAGGCCTATAAAGCCGTTGCGGAAGCAATGGGATCACAGGCTGTGATTGTTCGTACCATGGACATCGGCGGCGATAAAGAATTGCCGTACATGAACCTGCCTAAAGAAGAGAACCCGTTCCTCGGCTGGCGCGCTATCCGTATCTGTCTGGACCGTAAAGAGATTCTTCACGACCAGCTGCGTGCGATCCTGCGTGCATCCGCTTTCGGTAAACTGCGTATCATGTTCCCGATGGTGATTTCCGTCGAGGAAGTTCGCGAGCTGAACGGCGAGCTGGAATTGCTTAAAGGGCAACTGCGCGAAGAAGGCAAAGCCTTTGATGAGACTATTGAAGTTGGCGTGATGGTAGAAACACCCGCGGCAGCGGTAATTGCTCACCATCTGGCAAAAGAAGTCGATTTCTTCAGTATTGGTACAAACGATCTTACCCAGTATACTCTGGCAGTAGATCGCGGTAATGAACTGATTTCTCATCTTTATAATCCAATGTCCCCATCAGTGCTTGCACTTATCAAGCAAGTTATTGATGCATCGCATGCCGCGGGTAAATGGACTGGCATGTGTGGAGAGCTAGCAGGTGACGAACGTGCTACACTTCTCTTATTGGGCATGGGTCTGGATGAGTTCAGCATGAGCGCAATCTCGATCCCACGCATCAAGAAAATTATTCGTAATACAAACTTCGAAGATGTGAAGGCGCTGGCAGAAGAGGCTCTGGCCCAACCTACGGCGCAAGAGTTGATGAATTTGGTAAACAAATTCATTGAAGAGAAAACACTCTGCTAA